In Niallia sp. FSL W8-0635, one genomic interval encodes:
- a CDS encoding class D sortase: MKNKRKMIGISCLSIGLFMVLYTLTSYWTINSITKQPVLHPNRIMDLSKLRQVHAGEKIGAIIVPNKNNTIPVYEGTSAKILEKGVGHYRKSALPGENNNVVLSGHRDTFFKFLKELKKNDSLILETTDKDYEYKITKFSIVASNDTTILSPKSRPILTLTTCYPFSYIGNAPKRYIVTAELIKTIDLANK, from the coding sequence ATGAAAAATAAAAGGAAGATGATTGGAATCTCCTGTCTTTCGATAGGCTTGTTTATGGTTCTCTATACTCTTACCAGCTATTGGACCATTAATAGCATCACAAAGCAACCCGTTCTTCATCCAAACAGAATAATGGATTTATCCAAATTACGACAGGTACATGCAGGGGAAAAAATTGGAGCAATTATTGTCCCGAATAAAAACAATACGATTCCTGTTTACGAAGGGACAAGTGCAAAAATTTTAGAAAAAGGCGTGGGTCACTACCGAAAGAGCGCTTTGCCTGGGGAAAACAATAATGTGGTACTTTCAGGACATCGTGATACTTTTTTTAAATTTCTAAAGGAGTTAAAAAAGAACGATTCACTGATTCTTGAAACAACAGATAAAGATTATGAATATAAAATTACAAAGTTTTCTATTGTAGCTTCAAACGATACTACCATTCTAAGTCCAAAATCCAGACCCATCCTTACCCTAACTACTTGTTATCCTTTTTCCTATATCGGAAATGCACCAAAGCGCTATATTGTAACAGCTGAATTAATAAAAACAATCGATTTAGCAAATAAATAA
- a CDS encoding processed acidic surface protein, with the protein MKKFLSSLLLFLGVCMQVSPVCASPSDKEVETLANKLGWTTDDLEEYLTFKGLNVEDFDNIHLLEKQLGTPITPTNLEKLLNQNSMTREELDILLAGFHESVEDFWFLEDLEVAIDFYKNHEDKMIQLEEFLENIGFDDTEKQQFYAHLNKQNPTLLASKVEEWKEQLTGFQTMDKESGLSAKDNEALNHFWQDFFTTTAMKPVLISIDDNGKRKELALQDLMKQKLDTTVAIELYDKNDRLIGDAVVAPEIVLSVEAVNKMVELTEVTEGLATLYAAQLPNTASPLPVILCIGYMLLLVGIFLTFKKASYEK; encoded by the coding sequence ATGAAAAAATTTCTTTCTTCTCTACTTCTCTTCTTAGGAGTATGCATGCAAGTTTCACCTGTTTGTGCTTCTCCAAGTGATAAGGAAGTAGAGACCTTAGCTAATAAACTCGGCTGGACTACAGATGATTTAGAAGAATATTTAACATTTAAGGGATTAAATGTGGAAGATTTTGATAATATACATCTATTGGAAAAGCAGCTTGGTACCCCTATCACTCCTACAAACCTTGAAAAGCTGCTAAATCAAAATTCTATGACAAGAGAAGAATTGGATATTTTATTGGCAGGATTCCATGAATCGGTTGAGGATTTCTGGTTTTTAGAAGATTTAGAAGTTGCCATTGATTTTTATAAAAATCATGAAGACAAAATGATTCAATTAGAAGAGTTTCTTGAAAATATTGGGTTTGATGATACAGAAAAGCAGCAATTTTATGCACATTTAAATAAGCAAAACCCTACCTTGCTTGCATCAAAAGTGGAGGAATGGAAAGAGCAATTAACTGGATTTCAAACAATGGATAAGGAAAGCGGGCTAAGCGCCAAAGACAATGAAGCATTAAATCATTTTTGGCAAGATTTCTTTACAACAACGGCGATGAAACCAGTCTTAATTAGTATTGATGATAATGGGAAAAGAAAAGAACTTGCATTACAAGACTTAATGAAACAGAAGTTAGATACAACGGTTGCAATCGAATTATATGATAAAAATGACAGATTAATTGGCGATGCAGTTGTGGCGCCAGAAATAGTTTTATCGGTAGAAGCAGTAAATAAAATGGTAGAACTAACAGAAGTAACAGAAGGATTAGCTACTCTTTATGCAGCCCAGCTTCCAAATACAGCATCTCCACTACCTGTCATCTTATGCATTGGTTATATGCTACTACTAGTCGGCATATTCTTAACCTTTAAGAAAGCATCGTATGAAAAATAA
- a CDS encoding pyridoxamine 5'-phosphate oxidase family protein: MNGMRQSTMKVTDKQKINDFLHKTNIGHLGLVDDHVPYVIPLNFVWFHDCLYFHGANEGRKTRIIQKNNHACFTISEERGVMSNPIPAKVDTAYMSVIIFGKATLLENMDEGRDVMQAMLNKYVPGYYEKPLAKSHLEKYVSTLGSKTAIYKITPSAITAKENKLNETVKFTPGRTIKMDL; encoded by the coding sequence ATGAATGGCATGCGACAATCAACAATGAAAGTAACGGATAAACAGAAAATAAATGATTTTTTACATAAAACAAATATAGGTCATCTTGGATTAGTGGATGACCATGTTCCTTATGTTATCCCATTAAACTTTGTTTGGTTCCATGATTGCCTATACTTTCACGGCGCAAATGAAGGAAGAAAAACACGGATTATCCAAAAAAATAACCATGCTTGCTTTACTATCAGCGAAGAAAGAGGCGTAATGAGCAACCCAATTCCAGCAAAAGTAGATACTGCCTATATGAGTGTAATCATATTTGGGAAAGCCACACTACTAGAGAATATGGATGAAGGCCGGGATGTCATGCAGGCTATGCTAAACAAATACGTCCCTGGATATTATGAGAAACCACTCGCTAAATCCCATCTAGAAAAATATGTGTCAACACTTGGGAGTAAAACAGCCATTTACAAAATTACCCCTTCTGCCATCACGGCAAAAGAAAATAAATTGAATGAAACGGTTAAATTTACACCTGGAAGAACCATTAAGATGGATTTGTAA
- the pdxR gene encoding MocR-like pyridoxine biosynthesis transcription factor PdxR has translation MNIAIHLHKDSKEPVYMQLYHYFKTEILSGKIEAGTKLPSIRYLASVLQISKNTVIDAYQQLWTEGYVESKEKSGYTVVALPSYEYTTTQKKKAEEPQVEHASYSLDFHYGDIDGHNFPINAWKKTMKSVMEDNPSNWVKYGNKQGELSLREELVGYLYRSRGIKTTANNLVITAGTEHLIHLVLSLMDEKALCVGMEEPGYNGVRNVFKERGVPIQPIPVLEEDGHDLSALFNSDCNLAYVTPSHQFPIGKIMPITKRIELLKWAEKRDGFILEDDYDSEFRFQGSPIPSMKAIDQQDRVIYLGTFSKAFMPSLRISYMILPDVLLEKWNGRSKMDSQSSSPLLQQALARFIQNGEFERHIKRMRKVYERKYAILTQCLKRYMGEKVEVIGEKAGLHLVIRVPSKTDESCIMEAKRIGIKIYSTKPYYTEKKTCYPLLLGFGGLEEKEIEEGIQHLSRAWFI, from the coding sequence GTGAATATAGCTATTCATTTGCATAAAGATAGTAAAGAGCCCGTATATATGCAGCTGTATCATTATTTTAAAACAGAAATTTTATCAGGGAAGATAGAAGCGGGGACAAAGCTTCCATCGATTCGTTATTTAGCTAGTGTCTTGCAGATTAGTAAAAATACGGTTATTGATGCCTATCAACAATTATGGACGGAAGGGTATGTGGAGAGTAAAGAGAAAAGTGGCTATACGGTTGTTGCCTTACCTAGTTATGAATATACGACGACACAGAAGAAAAAGGCAGAAGAACCTCAAGTGGAGCACGCAAGCTATTCTTTAGATTTTCATTATGGGGATATTGATGGGCATAATTTTCCTATAAACGCGTGGAAGAAGACGATGAAATCTGTAATGGAAGACAATCCGTCTAATTGGGTGAAGTATGGCAATAAGCAAGGAGAATTATCATTAAGAGAAGAGTTGGTTGGATATTTGTATCGTTCCCGTGGGATAAAGACGACTGCTAATAATCTTGTTATTACGGCAGGAACTGAACATTTAATTCATCTTGTTCTATCTCTTATGGATGAAAAAGCATTATGTGTCGGGATGGAAGAGCCAGGATATAATGGAGTGCGAAATGTATTTAAGGAAAGAGGGGTTCCCATCCAACCAATTCCGGTGTTAGAAGAGGATGGACATGACTTATCCGCGCTTTTCAACAGTGATTGTAATTTGGCTTATGTTACGCCATCGCATCAATTTCCGATTGGAAAGATTATGCCGATAACTAAACGTATTGAGCTGTTAAAATGGGCAGAAAAAAGGGACGGGTTTATTTTAGAGGATGATTATGACAGCGAATTTCGATTTCAAGGGTCTCCCATTCCGAGTATGAAAGCCATTGATCAACAGGACAGAGTTATATATTTGGGGACATTTTCAAAGGCGTTTATGCCATCGTTACGAATTAGCTATATGATTTTACCAGATGTGTTGCTTGAAAAATGGAACGGACGAAGTAAAATGGACTCACAATCAAGCTCTCCCCTTTTACAGCAGGCGTTAGCTAGATTTATACAAAATGGTGAATTTGAACGACATATTAAGCGTATGCGCAAGGTGTATGAAAGAAAGTATGCGATTTTAACACAATGTTTAAAGAGGTATATGGGAGAAAAAGTGGAAGTAATAGGTGAAAAGGCTGGTCTGCATCTAGTCATCCGAGTCCCATCCAAAACAGACGAAAGCTGTATTATGGAGGCAAAACGGATAGGGATTAAAATATATTCAACGAAACCATATTATACAGAGAAAAAAACTTGCTATCCCCTTCTGCTTGGTTTTGGGGGATTAGAGGAAAAGGAAATTGAAGAGGGAATTCAGCACTTATCACGTGCATGGTTTATATAA
- a CDS encoding Hsp20/alpha crystallin family protein: MNDDNWLHLMDEWLKNHFLDPLTSVLDEREFRIDVYETEKEYIVEALLPNCNPCDIHIYVEKNLLIIKAILSDSNAREEKQRTINFPIPITQNPIHAVYTNQILEIFIKKAKQQNGLQSAKIPIQFL; the protein is encoded by the coding sequence ATGAATGACGATAACTGGCTTCATTTAATGGATGAATGGCTTAAAAATCATTTTCTTGATCCACTGACTTCCGTACTTGATGAAAGAGAATTTCGGATTGATGTGTATGAAACAGAAAAGGAATATATTGTCGAAGCTTTATTACCAAACTGCAATCCTTGCGATATTCACATATATGTTGAAAAAAATCTCCTAATCATTAAGGCAATTCTTTCAGATTCAAATGCTCGCGAGGAAAAGCAGAGAACGATTAATTTTCCGATTCCTATTACACAAAATCCCATTCATGCTGTATACACGAATCAAATTCTTGAGATTTTCATTAAAAAAGCAAAGCAGCAAAACGGTTTGCAATCGGCTAAGATACCGATTCAATTTTTATAA
- a CDS encoding CPCC family cysteine-rich protein — protein sequence MTANLHTCPCCGYKTLNERNSWEICTICKWEDDELQFLEPDLGGRANDESLREAQKNFKAIGICSKNLIHWKNNTDINYEKDKHFKPLDQGRIIGLETDN from the coding sequence ATGACAGCAAATTTACATACATGTCCCTGTTGTGGATATAAGACATTGAATGAACGAAATTCCTGGGAAATTTGTACGATATGTAAGTGGGAAGATGATGAGCTGCAATTCCTTGAGCCAGATCTTGGCGGTAGAGCAAATGATGAATCCTTAAGAGAAGCGCAAAAGAATTTTAAAGCGATTGGCATATGTTCAAAAAACTTAATTCATTGGAAAAATAACACCGATATAAATTATGAGAAGGATAAGCATTTCAAGCCTTTGGATCAAGGACGAATAATAGGATTAGAAACTGACAATTGA
- a CDS encoding spore gernimation protein GerQ, which produces MDSLKLAPHESLDLHEVINFKTLCIAKSKLMQGLVFDRDLKNLMQKDVDQSIQALAELREIYKRAPFETAVPQSRPTPIIGGEDVAYSEQ; this is translated from the coding sequence ATGGATTCATTAAAATTGGCTCCACATGAATCATTAGACTTACATGAAGTGATTAATTTCAAGACACTTTGTATCGCTAAATCAAAGCTAATGCAAGGACTCGTTTTTGATCGAGATTTAAAAAATTTAATGCAAAAAGATGTAGATCAGTCGATTCAAGCACTTGCAGAATTACGGGAAATATATAAGAGAGCACCATTTGAAACGGCTGTCCCACAAAGCAGACCAACTCCAATTATTGGGGGAGAGGATGTGGCATACAGTGAACAATGA
- a CDS encoding spore coat protein, with amino-acid sequence MNNDYQDPINALNMPELADTTLATDYLIRAKEGVRNLAAALTETTSPDLRILLRKQLKQAIQMHQEITDLMIAKKWFHPHDLREQYQLDQLSAKNTMMIGSMNLFTGETNRKGMFDRTPDVH; translated from the coding sequence GTGAACAATGACTATCAAGATCCGATTAATGCATTGAATATGCCAGAGCTTGCTGACACAACGTTAGCAACAGATTATCTTATTCGTGCAAAGGAGGGGGTAAGAAATTTAGCAGCTGCGCTAACAGAAACAACATCCCCAGATTTAAGAATCCTTTTGCGAAAGCAGCTAAAGCAAGCAATTCAAATGCATCAAGAAATAACCGATTTGATGATCGCAAAAAAATGGTTTCATCCTCATGATTTAAGGGAGCAATATCAATTAGATCAGCTTTCTGCCAAAAATACGATGATGATAGGGAGTATGAATCTATTTACTGGTGAAACAAATCGAAAAGGGATGTTTGATCGGACACCTGATGTACATTAA
- a CDS encoding zinc-dependent alcohol dehydrogenase: MKAVTYQGIKNVEVKEVEDPKILKADDMIIKVTSTAICGSDLHLIHGMIPNLEENYVIGHEPMGIVEEVGPGVTKLKKGDRVIIPFNIACGECQYCKNNLESQCDNSNDNGDMGAYFGYSGNTGGYPGGQAEYLRVPFANFTHFKIPETCEEPDEKLSVIADAMTTGFWSVDNAGVKQGDTVIVFGCGPVGLFSQKFAWLKGAKRVIAVDYIDYRLQHAKRTNKVEIVNFEQHENVGSYLKEITKGGADVVIDAVGMDGKMNDLEFLASGMKLQGGTMSALVMAAQAVRKCGTIQISGVYGGRYNGFPLGDIMQRNVNIRSGQAPVIHYMPYMFELVSTGKIDPGDVVSHVLPLSEAKHGYEIFDTKTDNCIKVVLKP; encoded by the coding sequence ATGAAAGCAGTAACATATCAAGGTATTAAAAATGTGGAAGTAAAGGAAGTGGAAGATCCCAAAATTCTAAAAGCTGATGACATGATCATTAAAGTTACTAGTACAGCTATTTGTGGATCAGATTTGCATTTAATCCATGGAATGATTCCGAATTTAGAGGAAAACTACGTGATTGGGCATGAACCAATGGGGATTGTGGAAGAGGTTGGACCTGGTGTAACGAAATTAAAAAAAGGGGATCGAGTAATCATTCCTTTTAATATTGCTTGTGGAGAATGTCAGTACTGTAAAAATAATTTGGAGAGTCAGTGTGATAATTCCAATGATAATGGTGACATGGGTGCTTATTTTGGCTATTCAGGAAATACGGGTGGTTATCCAGGGGGGCAAGCAGAGTATCTAAGGGTGCCTTTTGCAAATTTCACACATTTTAAAATTCCTGAAACCTGTGAGGAGCCAGATGAAAAACTAAGTGTTATTGCGGATGCGATGACAACAGGCTTTTGGAGTGTAGATAATGCAGGGGTAAAACAAGGTGATACAGTTATTGTGTTTGGCTGTGGACCAGTTGGACTTTTCTCCCAAAAGTTTGCATGGCTAAAAGGAGCAAAGCGTGTGATTGCAGTAGATTACATTGATTATCGCCTGCAACATGCAAAACGGACGAATAAGGTAGAAATCGTTAATTTTGAACAGCATGAAAACGTCGGAAGCTATTTAAAGGAAATCACAAAAGGTGGCGCAGATGTTGTTATTGATGCTGTTGGTATGGATGGTAAAATGAATGATCTAGAATTTCTAGCTAGTGGTATGAAGCTTCAAGGAGGAACGATGAGTGCCCTTGTCATGGCCGCACAAGCAGTTCGTAAATGTGGAACCATCCAAATTTCTGGTGTTTACGGTGGCAGATATAATGGTTTTCCATTAGGGGATATCATGCAACGTAATGTCAATATTCGCTCTGGACAAGCTCCTGTCATTCATTATATGCCATATATGTTTGAACTAGTTTCCACTGGAAAAATTGATCCTGGCGATGTAGTTAGTCATGTTTTACCACTTAGCGAAGCTAAACATGGCTATGAAATTTTTGATACGAAAACAGATAATTGCATTAAAGTTGTATTAAAACCATAA
- a CDS encoding spore coat protein, translating into MNSIIEYLTGMDALTDQMIATDLLISVKSGIRNYSMAITEAGNPEIKEILGRHLEEALDMHEKLSVYMAEKGWYHAFDPDEQINLHLKNIDTALNLPTL; encoded by the coding sequence ATGAATTCGATAATTGAATATTTAACTGGAATGGATGCATTAACAGATCAAATGATTGCAACAGACCTATTGATATCGGTCAAAAGTGGAATAAGAAATTATTCAATGGCGATTACGGAGGCGGGTAATCCTGAGATTAAGGAGATACTCGGTCGTCATTTGGAAGAAGCACTTGATATGCATGAAAAGCTGTCGGTGTATATGGCTGAAAAAGGATGGTATCATGCTTTTGACCCAGATGAACAAATCAATCTTCATTTGAAAAATATTGATACAGCGTTAAATCTACCTACATTATGA
- a CDS encoding LacI family DNA-binding transcriptional regulator gives MATIKEIADKSNVSTSTVSRVLNNDHTLTVQAETRERILRVAKELGYETILERRLKQRQLTSKQVGIILTQSLDEEISDPYFLSIRQGIEMELASNGINTATFRLHETEGNQMMEGLDGLIVVGRVKETTLKTISQVDNVVYINHSPNEDLYDSVVINFERATEKALNHLISIGYTRIGYIGGKEMEHMKNKRLISEDKRLTTFERFMKERDLFDTKAVFIGEYTMAQGYKLMKKAIQSTKLPEAFFIGSDPMAIGALRALQEANLHVPNDVAIISFDDIEAAKFASTPLTTIRVHTREMGSTGVKLLLDRLNGRELPMTITLPTELVIRESCRGK, from the coding sequence ATGGCAACTATTAAAGAAATTGCGGATAAGTCAAATGTATCTACATCAACCGTTTCACGGGTATTAAATAACGATCATACGCTTACCGTTCAGGCAGAAACAAGGGAACGAATTCTTCGGGTTGCCAAAGAGCTAGGATATGAAACAATTCTAGAAAGAAGGTTAAAGCAAAGACAGCTAACTTCAAAGCAAGTCGGGATTATCCTTACCCAATCATTGGATGAAGAAATCAGCGATCCCTATTTTCTATCTATCCGTCAAGGGATTGAAATGGAACTTGCAAGTAATGGAATCAACACAGCTACATTTCGATTACATGAAACAGAAGGCAACCAAATGATGGAAGGGCTAGACGGTCTAATTGTCGTAGGAAGAGTGAAAGAGACAACGCTGAAAACAATTAGTCAAGTGGATAATGTTGTTTACATAAACCATTCCCCAAATGAAGATCTATATGATTCTGTCGTGATTAATTTTGAACGGGCGACGGAAAAGGCGTTAAATCACTTGATAAGTATAGGGTACACACGGATTGGATACATCGGGGGGAAGGAAATGGAGCATATGAAAAATAAGAGGCTGATTTCTGAAGATAAACGCCTTACCACCTTTGAACGGTTCATGAAGGAGAGAGACTTATTTGACACAAAGGCTGTCTTTATTGGGGAATATACAATGGCACAGGGATATAAGTTGATGAAAAAGGCCATTCAATCAACTAAGCTTCCCGAAGCATTTTTTATCGGTAGTGATCCAATGGCGATAGGGGCTTTAAGAGCTTTACAAGAAGCTAATCTACATGTTCCAAACGATGTAGCTATTATTAGTTTTGATGATATTGAAGCTGCAAAATTTGCGAGTACACCATTGACCACAATTAGAGTACATACGAGGGAGATGGGAAGTACTGGGGTAAAGCTTTTACTAGACCGTTTAAACGGCAGGGAACTTCCAATGACGATTACACTTCCAACAGAATTGGTGATTAGGGAAAGCTGTAGAGGGAAATAA
- a CDS encoding ABC transporter substrate-binding protein, with protein MKKLLMTVVIAVALTTIATGCSKASGGSGENGKTVVTLYSTMTNEADKLTLQNVVEKFEKENPDIDIKENYPADGYEGMLRVKMAANDMPDLFDTHGWAIHRYGEYVEDLKDMDWVKDLDPALNQILLDESGKVYAYPLNQAKDGLTYNATLLEEYGITPPSTFDEFMAALETIKEKGKGEVTPLWFAGSDKSAFGQYFDQFSTPLLITGEKNFQKELLDGTFDWSNYTYLPEKLKEMQDKGLLNEDVLTAQNHQMVDLMAQNKIAFIVGGGMLGPSVEELNPDVKLGIIPMPVIEEGDEPSWIGGERHTLAVWKDSKVKEEVKKFLEFISQPEIVKEIAEGTSLPAGLTNTDSKNYYSDDYEKYKDIKVEPYFDRVYLPSGMWDPMGATGQELLSGTMTPDEVSEKMEVEYKRLLEQKN; from the coding sequence ATGAAAAAGCTTTTAATGACGGTGGTCATTGCTGTTGCATTGACGACGATTGCAACTGGATGCAGTAAAGCTTCAGGTGGTAGTGGAGAAAATGGTAAGACGGTTGTTACACTTTATTCAACAATGACAAATGAAGCAGATAAACTTACTCTTCAAAATGTCGTTGAAAAATTCGAAAAAGAAAATCCAGATATTGATATTAAAGAAAATTATCCGGCCGATGGTTATGAAGGAATGCTTCGTGTCAAAATGGCTGCCAATGATATGCCAGACTTATTTGATACCCATGGATGGGCGATTCATCGTTACGGGGAGTATGTAGAGGATTTAAAAGATATGGACTGGGTGAAAGATCTAGATCCAGCACTTAATCAAATTTTACTAGATGAGAGCGGTAAAGTTTACGCATATCCTCTTAATCAGGCAAAGGATGGACTTACATATAATGCGACTCTTTTAGAAGAGTATGGAATCACGCCGCCAAGTACATTTGATGAATTTATGGCAGCACTTGAAACAATAAAGGAAAAAGGAAAAGGCGAAGTAACTCCTCTATGGTTTGCTGGGTCTGATAAATCAGCATTTGGCCAGTATTTTGATCAATTTTCTACCCCTTTATTAATTACAGGGGAGAAAAACTTCCAGAAGGAGTTGCTGGACGGTACGTTTGATTGGTCCAATTATACCTATTTACCAGAGAAATTAAAGGAAATGCAAGACAAAGGATTACTTAATGAGGATGTTTTGACCGCTCAAAATCACCAAATGGTAGACTTGATGGCACAAAATAAAATTGCCTTTATTGTCGGTGGCGGTATGCTTGGACCATCTGTGGAAGAATTAAATCCAGATGTAAAGCTTGGCATCATTCCAATGCCTGTAATTGAAGAAGGTGATGAGCCAAGCTGGATTGGTGGAGAACGTCATACATTAGCTGTTTGGAAGGATTCTAAAGTAAAAGAGGAAGTAAAGAAATTCCTAGAATTTATCTCTCAGCCAGAGATAGTGAAAGAGATTGCAGAGGGTACATCACTTCCAGCAGGCTTGACGAATACGGACTCTAAAAACTATTACTCTGACGATTACGAAAAGTATAAGGATATAAAAGTGGAGCCATATTTCGATCGTGTGTATTTACCAAGCGGCATGTGGGATCCAATGGGTGCTACAGGCCAGGAATTATTATCGGGAACAATGACACCAGATGAAGTTTCAGAAAAGATGGAAGTAGAATATAAGCGATTGTTAGAACAAAAGAATTAG
- a CDS encoding carbohydrate ABC transporter permease, giving the protein MYLPALAAICFFIFYPFLNGIKISFTNWNGFSQTYDYVGFKQYSRMLKDPDTWLVVKNTLLYGIGSTVLQNVIGLGYALLLNQSIRFKNFTRTVVYLPVIISPLIMGYIFYFFFAFQGGALNDLLVFLGLDKINALADPKLNIWLIVFVNTFQFVGIAMIIYLAGLQSISKDYYEAVQIDGASSFQQFKNITLPMLMPSITINMVINIIGGLKLFDVIISLTGGGPGYASQSMSTFMYDLYFNRQDAGYAATQGVFMAIIILILSLAALVYFKRKEIEA; this is encoded by the coding sequence ATGTATCTACCAGCTCTTGCTGCCATCTGTTTTTTCATCTTTTATCCTTTTTTAAATGGAATCAAAATTTCTTTTACAAACTGGAATGGATTTTCTCAAACCTATGATTATGTTGGGTTTAAACAGTATTCGCGGATGTTGAAGGATCCGGATACATGGCTGGTTGTAAAAAATACCCTACTATATGGGATCGGTAGTACTGTATTACAGAATGTAATTGGTCTTGGATATGCACTTTTACTGAATCAAAGCATTCGCTTTAAGAATTTTACCAGGACAGTGGTGTATTTGCCGGTTATTATTAGTCCACTGATCATGGGGTATATCTTTTACTTCTTCTTTGCCTTCCAAGGAGGAGCACTGAATGATCTCCTTGTATTTCTAGGTCTTGATAAAATTAATGCATTAGCAGACCCGAAACTTAATATTTGGTTGATTGTTTTCGTTAACACCTTCCAGTTTGTCGGTATTGCTATGATTATTTACTTGGCTGGATTACAAAGTATTTCAAAAGATTATTACGAAGCGGTCCAAATTGATGGAGCATCTAGTTTTCAACAATTTAAAAATATCACTTTGCCAATGTTAATGCCATCCATCACCATCAATATGGTTATCAACATTATTGGTGGGTTGAAATTGTTCGATGTGATTATCTCCCTTACAGGCGGAGGTCCAGGTTATGCTTCTCAATCTATGTCTACGTTTATGTATGACCTATATTTTAACCGTCAAGATGCGGGCTATGCCGCAACACAAGGGGTGTTTATGGCGATCATCATTTTAATCCTAAGCTTAGCGGCGCTTGTATACTTCAAACGAAAGGAGATTGAGGCGTAA
- a CDS encoding carbohydrate ABC transporter permease, whose product MDYMNKKKKWLLSVVTLMVAAFHLIPFYILITTALKERGDFSSKWAFPKVMNFRNFTEAWEMASLGSALWNTMIITFVSALLLIIFGSLAAYPLARRQTKLNKVVFMFFIAVMVIPPLTALVPLYKLVVDIGMMNTLEIAILNNVASFLPLTIFLYSGFIRSTIPKELEEAAKIDGASTLGIFFRIVFPLLKPVTASILIIACVFIWNDYQFAIFFLQAEEVKTITVALAGFFGENANRMNLVAAAAIMAVLPMVVLFLLLQKHFVKGLASGSVKG is encoded by the coding sequence ATGGACTATATGAATAAAAAGAAAAAATGGCTTCTCTCAGTAGTAACACTTATGGTCGCAGCCTTTCACTTAATCCCTTTCTATATATTGATTACGACTGCGCTAAAGGAGAGGGGAGATTTCAGCTCGAAATGGGCTTTTCCAAAGGTGATGAATTTCCGGAACTTTACAGAGGCTTGGGAAATGGCGAGTCTTGGGAGTGCACTTTGGAATACGATGATTATCACCTTTGTGAGTGCTTTATTACTGATAATATTTGGCTCTTTAGCAGCGTATCCATTAGCTAGGAGGCAAACAAAGCTAAATAAAGTGGTTTTTATGTTCTTTATCGCAGTAATGGTGATTCCACCTTTAACTGCATTAGTACCATTATATAAGCTTGTGGTTGACATTGGAATGATGAATACCCTTGAAATTGCCATCTTGAATAATGTCGCTTCATTCCTGCCATTAACCATTTTCTTGTATTCGGGCTTTATCCGCTCGACCATTCCTAAAGAATTAGAAGAAGCAGCAAAAATCGATGGAGCTAGTACACTGGGCATCTTTTTCCGGATTGTATTCCCATTGTTAAAGCCGGTTACTGCATCTATTTTAATCATTGCATGTGTATTTATTTGGAACGACTATCAATTCGCTATCTTCTTCCTGCAAGCAGAAGAAGTGAAGACCATTACGGTTGCATTAGCAGGATTCTTTGGAGAAAATGCTAACCGAATGAATCTTGTTGCTGCGGCAGCGATTATGGCTGTTCTACCAATGGTTGTATTGTTCCTATTATTGCAAAAGCACTTTGTTAAAGGATTAGCATCTGGTTCAGTTAAAGGATAA